Part of the Propionimicrobium sp. PCR01-08-3 genome, ATTCACCACCATGGACTTCCCGGGTCTGCTCGGGGCGGTGAGTTCGGGCAAGATCGACACCACGGCGACCAACCTGACCTGGACGCCCGAGCGCGCTGCGGTCTACGTCTTCAGCAGCGCCTACGCATTCGATGGCGTCGGGCTCTCCGTGCAGAAGGACAACGACGCGATCAACACCCCGGAGGATCTCTACGGCAAGGTGATCGCGACCGGAGCCGGCACCACGAACGAGGCTGCCGTCACCGCCTGGAACGAGGCGACCGGGGCCAATGCCGAGATCCGCACCTACGACACCTCACAGAGCGCACTGCAGGACGTGCTGCTCGGCCGGGCCGACGGCCAGGCGGCCCCACGTGGCGGCACGATCGCCAACATTGAGAACCGTGGCCTCGAACTCAAGGTCATCGGCGATCTGCTGACCTTCGAGCAGACGCGTTTCCCGTTCGCCGATACCGAGCGCGGACGCCAACTCGCCACCGACATCTCCGCCGCGATCGCCGAACTGCAGGCTGACGGAACGCTGGCCGAACTCAGCAACAAGTACTTCACCTATGACCGCACCGTCGCAGGAGAGGAATTCAACACACCCGACCCGACCCAGCTCAGCCTCCCGGAGGACTTCGCGGACGCTGCCGCCTCGGCCACGC contains:
- a CDS encoding transporter substrate-binding domain-containing protein — encoded protein: MHKKSVVALVSVFALASLTACGSQAAGSTDSPQSGDSSSTTGDTTGDKGVLTVGGTGVSYPQSYVENDELVGFDTEVIAAAAERAGYTVEFTTMDFPGLLGAVSSGKIDTTATNLTWTPERAAVYVFSSAYAFDGVGLSVQKDNDAINTPEDLYGKVIATGAGTTNEAAVTAWNEATGANAEIRTYDTSQSALQDVLLGRADGQAAPRGGTIANIENRGLELKVIGDLLTFEQTRFPFADTERGRQLATDISAAIAELQADGTLAELSNKYFTYDRTVAGEEFNTPDPTQLSLPEDFADAAASATPSAA